One segment of Luteolibacter rhizosphaerae DNA contains the following:
- a CDS encoding response regulator: MSLNAPQPIKILVVDDHYVVREGLRSLIRREPGMIVIAEAVNGEEGVAMYERLQPHVVIIDLRMPVMGGVEATRAIRSISPDARILVLTGFEGDEDIHAAFDAGASGYLLKHSSGDQVVPAIHALMKGRTWVPPEVESRLAARQRGEILSPREREIVRHLALGEANKEIGASIGISEQTVKSHVKNILGKLHVRDRTEAVTVALRRGIIHLPEL; this comes from the coding sequence ATGAGCCTGAACGCTCCCCAACCGATCAAGATCCTCGTCGTCGACGACCACTACGTCGTCCGTGAAGGCCTCCGCAGCCTGATCCGCCGCGAGCCCGGCATGATCGTCATCGCAGAGGCCGTCAACGGCGAGGAAGGCGTCGCCATGTACGAGCGCCTCCAGCCCCATGTCGTCATCATCGATCTCCGCATGCCCGTCATGGGTGGCGTCGAGGCCACCCGCGCCATCCGCTCCATCTCCCCCGATGCCCGCATCCTCGTCCTCACCGGCTTCGAGGGCGATGAAGACATCCACGCTGCCTTCGATGCCGGCGCCTCCGGCTATCTCCTCAAGCACAGCTCCGGCGATCAGGTCGTCCCCGCCATCCACGCCCTCATGAAGGGCCGCACCTGGGTCCCGCCCGAAGTCGAGAGCCGCCTCGCCGCCCGCCAGCGCGGCGAAATCCTCTCACCCCGCGAACGCGAGATCGTTCGCCACCTCGCTCTCGGCGAAGCGAACAAGGAGATCGGCGCCTCCATCGGCATCTCCGAGCAGACCGTGAAATCCCACGTCAAAAACATCCTCGGCAAGCTCCACGTCCGCGACCGCACCGAGGCCGTGACCGTCGCCCTCCGCCGTGGCATCATCCACCTCCCGGAGCTCTGA
- a CDS encoding beta strand repeat-containing protein → MKPDSIPSRTLRMSLQLAALSTVALTGSVLAADVTLNNNDAAGTSSFAAAGQWNNTAAPSAGNNYFNGGFTLRTTTTASTTTFAGDALTINGGAAGRLLGKGAGSGTTQTITVPNLILNGGRLEQAGGENTNNVIFAVNGAINVTAASSLGAIGANTNGATNFEIMDIGATISGSEVLTVAGSANGGVNRGVVRLSAANPYSGQIDVLQPTNGNTISSTTNRLLQLNHLDALRFATLGLATTAQNPISFAAGVNTGSFRVGAITGSAGQVLTDTAGNPVTLEVGGSGLEGFYSGALRGNGNLVKAGSGTMIIQGQAQTYTGSTTILGGVLSLGTGSLLHNSSTVSIASGAALDLFHEQTDIVKSLTLNGMPQPNGIYDSNTPGGYITGPGKLKVDSTNVTLTTADLLGASSFNSAGGWSNLAAPAPGSNYYTDALTLRTPAAEGSFTFEGDSLSIEPGGRFIGKGAGTENSQQTIVVNNLILNGGLMDQAHSSIPGATLNVEGNVTVAASSFVGALSGPVVGSNTVEVLNFIAPISGSVTLHVAGTGNASGNGGVVRLSGANPFTGTVSVEQPARITSLTDRLLQLNHLDALQNATLNLVTTTEDPMSFTSAANTGAFRIGALTGNINQRLEDTTGAAVSINVGGNNESTNYDGALTGPGSVVKSGSGTLTLNGANTYAGSTTVSAGTLALAQASLSDTGTVTIASGAVLNLTHSATDVVASLVLNGVEQEEGVYNAGNSGGRITGSGSIEVVASTGGGFSSFMDQFTGLSAEDKAADADPDNDGLSNLLEYALDGFDPTVANTLPSLASGTLSFTKRALAVTNGDVSYAIEASPTLGAAPQPWTAVTPDVNNATTISYTLPTGPVRNFVRLSVSPIAEQ, encoded by the coding sequence ATGAAGCCCGATTCCATTCCCTCCCGAACCCTTCGCATGAGCCTGCAGCTCGCCGCGCTCTCGACCGTAGCCCTCACGGGTTCGGTGCTGGCCGCTGACGTGACGCTGAACAACAACGACGCCGCAGGAACCTCGTCCTTCGCCGCCGCAGGCCAGTGGAACAACACCGCCGCACCGAGCGCCGGCAACAACTACTTCAACGGCGGCTTCACGCTGCGCACGACGACCACCGCGAGCACGACGACCTTCGCGGGCGATGCCCTGACGATCAACGGCGGTGCCGCGGGGCGCCTGCTGGGCAAGGGTGCCGGATCCGGCACGACGCAAACGATCACGGTGCCGAACCTGATCCTGAACGGGGGACGCCTCGAACAGGCCGGTGGCGAGAACACGAACAACGTGATCTTCGCGGTGAACGGAGCGATCAACGTGACGGCCGCATCCTCCCTGGGAGCGATCGGTGCGAACACGAATGGTGCGACCAACTTCGAGATCATGGACATCGGCGCGACGATCTCCGGATCCGAGGTGCTGACGGTGGCCGGGTCCGCCAACGGCGGCGTGAACCGCGGGGTGGTGCGCCTGAGCGCGGCCAACCCCTACTCCGGGCAGATCGACGTGCTGCAACCGACCAACGGCAACACGATCTCGAGCACCACGAACCGCCTGCTGCAATTGAACCACCTCGACGCGCTGCGCTTCGCGACGCTGGGTCTGGCCACCACGGCGCAAAACCCGATCTCCTTCGCCGCCGGTGTGAACACCGGAAGCTTCCGCGTGGGAGCCATTACGGGCTCGGCCGGGCAGGTGCTGACGGATACCGCCGGTAACCCGGTGACGCTGGAAGTGGGTGGAAGCGGACTGGAAGGCTTCTACTCCGGTGCCCTGCGCGGCAACGGCAACCTAGTGAAGGCTGGCAGCGGCACGATGATCATCCAAGGCCAGGCACAGACCTACACCGGCAGCACCACGATCCTGGGCGGCGTGCTGAGCCTGGGCACCGGCTCGCTGCTGCACAACAGCTCGACGGTATCGATCGCGAGCGGAGCGGCGCTGGATCTCTTCCACGAGCAGACCGACATCGTGAAGAGCCTGACCCTGAACGGCATGCCGCAGCCGAATGGCATCTACGACTCGAACACCCCGGGCGGCTACATCACGGGTCCGGGCAAACTGAAGGTGGACTCCACCAACGTGACGCTGACGACGGCGGATCTGCTGGGAGCCAGCTCCTTCAACAGCGCAGGCGGCTGGAGCAACCTGGCCGCGCCCGCCCCGGGCAGCAACTACTACACGGATGCGCTCACGCTGCGCACGCCGGCCGCTGAGGGGAGCTTCACCTTTGAGGGTGACTCGCTTTCGATCGAGCCGGGCGGACGCTTCATCGGCAAGGGTGCCGGAACCGAGAACAGCCAGCAGACGATCGTGGTGAACAACCTGATCCTGAACGGCGGCTTGATGGACCAAGCCCACTCCTCGATCCCGGGAGCCACGCTGAACGTGGAAGGCAACGTGACCGTGGCGGCGAGCTCCTTCGTGGGTGCACTGTCCGGCCCGGTGGTCGGCAGCAACACGGTGGAAGTGCTGAACTTCATCGCTCCGATCTCCGGCTCCGTGACGCTGCATGTGGCGGGAACCGGGAACGCGAGCGGCAACGGCGGCGTGGTGCGATTGAGCGGAGCCAACCCCTTTACCGGCACGGTATCGGTGGAGCAGCCGGCACGTATCACCAGCCTGACGGACCGCCTACTGCAGTTGAACCACCTGGACGCGCTGCAGAACGCGACGCTGAACCTGGTAACGACGACCGAGGACCCGATGTCCTTCACCTCCGCAGCAAACACCGGTGCCTTCCGGATCGGTGCGCTGACGGGCAACATCAACCAGCGACTGGAAGACACCACGGGTGCCGCGGTAAGCATCAATGTGGGTGGCAACAACGAGAGCACCAACTACGATGGTGCGCTGACCGGTCCGGGATCGGTAGTGAAATCCGGCAGTGGCACGCTGACGCTGAACGGTGCGAACACGTATGCCGGCAGCACGACGGTGAGTGCCGGGACACTGGCGCTGGCACAGGCAAGCCTGAGCGATACCGGCACCGTGACGATCGCAAGCGGAGCGGTGCTGAACCTGACGCACAGCGCGACGGACGTGGTCGCCAGCCTGGTGCTGAACGGAGTGGAACAGGAAGAAGGCGTCTACAACGCGGGTAACTCCGGCGGTCGGATCACGGGTAGCGGAAGCATCGAGGTGGTGGCCAGCACGGGCGGCGGCTTCTCCAGCTTCATGGATCAATTCACCGGTCTGAGCGCCGAGGACAAGGCGGCGGATGCCGATCCGGACAATGATGGCCTGAGCAACCTGCTGGAGTATGCGCTGGACGGATTCGACCCGACCGTGGCGAACACGCTGCCATCGCTGGCAAGCGGGACGCTGAGCTTCACGAAGCGTGCGCTGGCGGTGACGAACGGCGATGTGAGCTATGCGATCGAGGCATCCCCGACGTTGGGTGCCGCGCCGCAGCCGTGGACGGCAGTGACTCCAGACGTGAACAATGCGACGACGATCTCCTACACGCTCCCGACGGGGCCGGTGAGGAACTTCGTGCGCTTGAGCGTTTCGCCTATCGCCGAGCAGTAA
- a CDS encoding family 16 glycoside hydrolase — MSMRSIFITGLAALAASATLSAQSPALKPGVTVWLYEIGEEMRELPVLVDGQTPNVSNDFASVDFNGAWSTTYGAPLENHYLGHAWGYLQIATGGTYEFRLTSDDGAKFFIGDQAALVIANEEQGLSSNTSTLNLLPGSFPYYIDFYQNAGGSRLLLEWKPPGAADFAPVPGGTLQTEEGLTHVTSPGLKNYYYQEGGGGSAGGPGDGRPLEGVHPSYDLVNFRPTSFRPAVGGMDFLPDGRLAISTWDATGAVYLLDNLNGPGAVTVKRFAEGLGEPLGLRVIDGVIHVTQKQEVTKLIDLDGDDVADEYQAVAHGWPASFNYHEFSFNLVNKDGFLWITTSVPLRTGSTAYLPGTQPSFPVPNGPGSLLKIDPANRTWEAVARGLRTPNGMGMGVDGELFASDNQGDWLPSSRINHLSTGNYYGHRENPGDTEDYTRPALWLPHGEISNSPAEPILIPGGTYAGQMLVAELTHGGVNRVFMEKVKGKYQGAMFQFTQGLESGMNRVVWGPDGSLYVGGLGSGGNWNWKNTSSGLQRLRPNGKLTFEMKSIRARGDGFIVEFTRPVPYWTAATLANYGLQQYRYTPEATYGGPKYNQETLTVERADVSTDRKKVFLKIPGLKTDRVLALRLKNFVNDANLAPWATEGWYTINQLPDETGADFAIMTQPPEPENPVAPELSLTYEAEDAVRSGPARSTEHAGFTGTGYADYGNTVGQSITWTVNATHAGLHRIAFRYANGGTDNRTLAVRVNGTVVSTPSFGPSGAWPTWIYTPTINVQLTKGSNTISLTSTLATGPNVDHLSVTGPPPPPPGATILFDGTSASLANNWKRDANGAAPNWAVTNGELLVGLTPAPNDISTITGLKDYKLHLEWLSPSGGAGQLAGNSGVKLQRSYEIQVLNTAAGTALANNTAAAIYLQKAADKNASLGAGAWQSYDIDFTAARWSGNTKVADARVSVRWNGMLVHNDVAIPAQTGASPLEAPGLHPLLLQAHDSDASGPVRFRNIWVQPKDSFATQLSQWATEMQLPAGQQGNLADPDQDGMNNLWEYASGGNPLAGDRDTASGASRVPGMSITTHNGSRYIEFTFVRRSDATARGLLFTVETSPSLSTLSWTRRPATPTGPPVALGDGELEQVTLRVDEPINGDPRLFARMRAEILE, encoded by the coding sequence ATGAGCATGCGATCCATCTTCATCACGGGGTTGGCCGCGCTTGCCGCCAGCGCCACGCTTTCCGCACAGAGCCCGGCCCTGAAGCCGGGTGTGACCGTCTGGCTCTACGAGATCGGCGAAGAAATGCGCGAGCTTCCGGTGCTGGTCGATGGCCAGACACCGAACGTCTCGAACGACTTCGCGAGCGTGGACTTCAACGGTGCTTGGAGCACGACCTACGGGGCGCCACTGGAGAACCACTACCTCGGCCACGCGTGGGGTTACCTGCAGATCGCGACGGGCGGGACCTACGAGTTCCGACTCACGAGCGACGACGGGGCCAAGTTCTTCATCGGCGACCAGGCCGCCTTGGTCATCGCCAACGAAGAGCAAGGGCTGAGCAGCAACACGAGCACGCTGAACCTGCTGCCGGGATCCTTCCCCTACTACATCGACTTCTACCAGAACGCGGGAGGCTCGCGCCTGCTGCTGGAATGGAAGCCACCCGGTGCGGCGGATTTCGCGCCGGTGCCGGGCGGAACCTTGCAGACCGAAGAGGGGCTCACCCATGTGACCTCGCCGGGGCTGAAGAACTACTACTACCAGGAAGGCGGCGGTGGCAGCGCCGGCGGCCCGGGAGACGGACGTCCGCTGGAAGGAGTGCACCCGAGCTATGATCTGGTGAACTTCCGCCCGACGAGCTTCCGGCCCGCGGTTGGCGGCATGGACTTCCTGCCGGACGGACGTCTGGCGATCAGCACCTGGGACGCCACGGGAGCGGTCTATCTGTTAGACAATCTCAACGGCCCGGGAGCGGTCACGGTCAAGCGCTTCGCGGAAGGACTCGGCGAGCCGCTGGGCCTGCGCGTGATCGACGGGGTGATCCACGTCACGCAGAAGCAGGAGGTCACCAAGCTGATCGACTTGGATGGCGACGACGTGGCCGACGAATACCAAGCGGTGGCGCACGGTTGGCCCGCGTCCTTCAACTACCACGAGTTCAGCTTCAACCTGGTGAACAAGGACGGGTTCCTGTGGATCACCACCTCGGTGCCGCTGCGCACCGGCAGCACCGCCTACCTGCCCGGGACCCAGCCATCTTTCCCCGTCCCAAACGGTCCGGGATCGCTGCTGAAGATCGATCCCGCGAACCGGACCTGGGAAGCGGTGGCGCGCGGCCTGCGCACGCCGAACGGGATGGGCATGGGCGTGGATGGCGAGCTCTTCGCCTCCGACAACCAGGGCGACTGGCTGCCTTCCTCACGCATCAACCATCTCTCGACCGGGAACTACTATGGTCATCGTGAGAACCCGGGAGATACCGAGGACTACACGCGACCCGCGCTGTGGCTGCCGCACGGGGAGATCTCGAACTCGCCCGCGGAGCCGATCCTGATTCCGGGCGGAACCTACGCCGGACAGATGCTGGTGGCGGAGCTGACCCATGGCGGCGTGAACCGCGTCTTCATGGAGAAGGTGAAGGGCAAGTACCAGGGTGCGATGTTCCAATTCACCCAAGGCCTGGAGAGCGGGATGAACCGGGTGGTGTGGGGACCCGACGGCTCGCTGTATGTGGGCGGGCTGGGTTCCGGCGGAAACTGGAACTGGAAGAACACGAGCTCCGGCCTGCAACGCCTGCGCCCGAACGGGAAGCTCACCTTCGAGATGAAGAGCATCCGCGCACGAGGCGACGGCTTCATCGTCGAATTCACACGACCGGTGCCCTACTGGACGGCGGCGACGCTGGCGAACTACGGTCTGCAGCAGTACCGCTACACGCCGGAAGCAACTTACGGCGGGCCGAAGTATAACCAAGAGACCCTGACGGTGGAACGCGCCGACGTCTCGACCGACCGGAAGAAAGTCTTCCTCAAGATCCCGGGGCTGAAGACGGACCGCGTGCTGGCACTGCGGCTGAAGAACTTCGTGAACGATGCGAACCTCGCGCCGTGGGCGACCGAGGGATGGTACACGATCAACCAGCTGCCGGACGAAACGGGTGCGGACTTCGCGATCATGACGCAACCGCCGGAACCGGAGAACCCGGTGGCGCCCGAACTGAGCCTCACCTATGAAGCCGAAGACGCGGTGCGGAGCGGGCCCGCGCGGAGCACCGAGCACGCGGGATTCACCGGTACCGGCTACGCCGACTATGGCAACACCGTAGGACAGAGCATCACGTGGACGGTCAATGCCACCCACGCGGGTCTGCACCGGATCGCCTTCCGCTACGCCAACGGCGGGACCGACAACCGGACGCTGGCCGTGCGAGTCAACGGCACGGTGGTCTCCACCCCGAGCTTCGGTCCCTCCGGAGCGTGGCCGACATGGATCTACACGCCGACGATAAACGTGCAGCTCACGAAGGGCTCGAACACGATCTCGCTGACCTCCACCCTGGCAACGGGACCGAATGTCGATCACCTGAGCGTGACAGGTCCGCCGCCACCGCCGCCGGGTGCCACCATCCTCTTCGATGGCACGAGCGCCTCGCTGGCCAACAACTGGAAGCGTGACGCGAATGGCGCGGCTCCGAACTGGGCGGTGACGAATGGTGAATTACTGGTCGGCCTGACACCCGCACCGAACGACATCTCCACGATCACGGGTCTAAAGGACTACAAGCTGCACCTCGAATGGCTCTCGCCTTCCGGCGGTGCCGGTCAGCTTGCCGGAAACTCGGGCGTGAAGCTGCAGCGGAGCTACGAAATCCAAGTGCTGAACACGGCGGCTGGCACAGCGCTGGCTAACAACACGGCCGCGGCGATCTACCTGCAGAAGGCCGCGGACAAGAATGCCAGCCTGGGTGCGGGAGCTTGGCAGAGCTACGACATCGACTTCACCGCAGCGCGCTGGAGCGGCAACACCAAGGTGGCGGATGCCCGGGTGAGCGTGCGCTGGAACGGCATGCTGGTGCACAACGATGTGGCGATCCCGGCGCAAACCGGTGCCTCACCACTGGAAGCTCCGGGCCTGCATCCGCTGCTGCTACAGGCGCACGACAGCGATGCGAGCGGACCGGTGCGCTTCCGCAACATCTGGGTGCAGCCGAAGGACTCCTTCGCCACGCAACTTAGCCAGTGGGCCACCGAGATGCAATTGCCCGCGGGGCAGCAGGGCAATCTGGCGGATCCGGATCAGGATGGCATGAACAACCTGTGGGAGTATGCGAGCGGCGGAAACCCGCTGGCAGGCGACCGGGATACCGCAAGCGGAGCCTCACGGGTGCCGGGCATGTCGATCACGACCCACAACGGTTCGCGCTATATCGAATTCACCTTCGTCCGCCGGAGCGATGCCACGGCACGCGGCCTCCTCTTCACGGTCGAGACCTCGCCGAGCCTGAGCACGCTGTCCTGGACGCGCCGCCCTGCCACGCCGACCGGGCCGCCGGTGGCGCTGGGCGATGGCGAACTGGAGCAAGTGACGCTGCGGGTGGACGAGCCGATTAACGGTGATCCGCGCCTCTTCGCCCGCATGCGGGCAGAAATTCTCGAGTGA
- a CDS encoding serine/threonine protein kinase, whose protein sequence is METSDEEPIPESSDLEDAIFDTAVHIEDPEERRVYLERSFHGDPDGLARMTELLELAGESAAFFIETRKHRDLLAEDTLMAMREDEFSRDAVSIAEDEPGSTIGRYRVIGRIGSGGGGIVYEAEQQEPVVRRVALKVIRLGMDTETVISRFEVERQALALMDHPNIARVLDAGATASGRPYFVMELVKGDRITSYCDEEKLDVTERLKLFIQVCHAIQHAHQKGIIHRDIKPSNILMATHDGLAQPKVIDFGIAKATENRLPSAAMSTAMDQPVGTPAYMSPEQADMGGIDVDTRSDVYGLGALLYELIAGRPPFDGEALLKSGMSEMRRTLLEKDPLLPSAALLAAEDGGEIAKRRCSEKNRLVSVLAGDLDWIVMKALEKDRNRRYQTANSLAMDVQRYLTDEPVIARRPSRLYLLGKFVRRHRVACISGAAVAISLIGGMSAATVLYLREREALVEQERLRAEAEKARAEEVRLRDQAQARANISRVAVLLSEGEIEEADSLLQQNPLASIDPSREAANVYRSLGSWYAVYGRWEQAVQCFALLRQANRLDKRRSIVEGLDLLYTGPAYLEYRDARGYDEFRREVVDLYLPARNTIEAEHLLKVCLLAPATPKMLADLKQVADMCSGVIQPFPDSKNITTFPEWEAFSMALYHYRMGEHEKCLEWSAKSRKIADKVGSRNASLLCLTAMSKRALGKKDEANAELKKAKEMIPAPPDPTDDAARPLPGTWFSWSVARILLREAEGR, encoded by the coding sequence ATGGAAACGAGCGATGAGGAACCGATCCCGGAATCCAGTGATCTGGAGGACGCGATCTTCGATACGGCGGTCCACATCGAGGACCCGGAGGAGAGGCGTGTCTATCTGGAGAGGTCCTTCCATGGTGATCCGGACGGATTGGCGCGGATGACCGAGCTGTTAGAACTGGCCGGAGAGTCGGCGGCATTCTTCATCGAGACGCGGAAGCATCGGGACCTGCTGGCGGAAGACACGCTGATGGCGATGCGGGAGGACGAGTTCAGCAGGGATGCAGTATCGATCGCGGAGGATGAGCCGGGCTCGACGATCGGGCGCTACCGGGTGATCGGGCGGATCGGATCAGGGGGCGGCGGGATCGTCTACGAAGCGGAGCAGCAGGAGCCGGTGGTGCGGCGGGTGGCGCTGAAGGTGATCCGGCTGGGGATGGATACGGAGACGGTGATCTCCCGCTTCGAGGTGGAGCGGCAGGCGCTGGCACTGATGGATCACCCGAACATCGCGCGGGTGCTGGATGCGGGCGCAACGGCGAGCGGGCGGCCCTACTTCGTGATGGAGCTAGTGAAGGGCGACCGGATCACGAGCTACTGTGACGAGGAGAAGCTGGATGTGACGGAGCGGCTGAAGCTCTTCATCCAGGTGTGCCACGCGATCCAGCACGCGCACCAGAAGGGGATCATCCACCGGGACATCAAGCCCTCCAACATCCTGATGGCGACGCACGACGGGCTGGCGCAGCCGAAGGTGATCGACTTCGGGATCGCGAAGGCGACGGAGAACCGTCTGCCCTCCGCGGCGATGTCCACCGCGATGGACCAGCCGGTAGGAACGCCGGCCTACATGAGCCCGGAGCAGGCGGACATGGGGGGAATCGACGTGGATACGCGGAGCGATGTCTACGGGCTGGGGGCGCTACTCTACGAACTAATCGCAGGGCGGCCGCCCTTCGACGGGGAGGCGCTGCTGAAGTCCGGGATGTCCGAAATGCGTCGTACTTTGCTGGAGAAGGATCCGCTGCTGCCCTCCGCGGCGCTGCTGGCGGCGGAGGATGGCGGTGAGATCGCGAAGCGGCGCTGCAGCGAGAAGAACCGGCTGGTCTCCGTGCTGGCGGGCGACTTGGACTGGATCGTGATGAAGGCGCTGGAGAAGGACCGCAACCGGCGCTACCAAACGGCGAACAGCCTGGCGATGGACGTGCAGCGCTATCTGACGGACGAGCCGGTGATCGCGCGACGGCCGAGCCGGCTGTATCTGCTGGGGAAATTCGTGAGGAGGCACCGGGTGGCGTGCATCTCGGGTGCGGCGGTGGCGATCTCACTGATCGGCGGGATGAGTGCGGCAACGGTGCTATATCTGCGCGAGCGCGAGGCACTGGTGGAGCAGGAGCGGCTACGGGCGGAAGCGGAGAAGGCGCGGGCCGAGGAGGTGAGGCTGAGAGACCAGGCGCAGGCGCGGGCGAACATTTCCCGGGTGGCGGTGCTGCTGAGCGAAGGAGAGATCGAGGAGGCGGACTCCCTGCTGCAACAGAATCCGCTGGCATCAATCGATCCCTCGCGGGAGGCGGCGAACGTATATCGCTCGCTGGGGAGCTGGTATGCGGTGTACGGGCGCTGGGAGCAGGCGGTGCAATGCTTCGCGCTGCTGCGGCAGGCGAACCGGCTGGACAAGCGGCGGAGCATCGTGGAGGGGCTGGATCTGCTCTACACGGGGCCGGCGTATCTGGAGTACCGGGATGCGCGGGGCTACGATGAGTTCCGTAGAGAGGTGGTGGACCTGTATCTGCCGGCGCGGAACACGATCGAGGCGGAGCACTTGCTGAAGGTGTGCCTGCTGGCACCGGCGACGCCGAAGATGCTAGCAGATCTGAAGCAGGTGGCGGACATGTGCTCCGGGGTGATCCAGCCATTTCCGGACTCGAAGAATATCACGACCTTCCCGGAGTGGGAGGCCTTCTCGATGGCGCTCTACCACTACCGGATGGGTGAACACGAGAAGTGCCTGGAGTGGAGCGCGAAGTCCCGGAAGATCGCGGACAAGGTGGGATCGAGGAATGCCTCGCTGCTGTGCCTGACGGCGATGAGCAAGCGGGCGCTGGGGAAGAAGGATGAGGCAAATGCGGAGCTGAAGAAGGCCAAGGAGATGATCCCGGCGCCGCCGGATCCGACGGATGATGCGGCGCGGCCTTTGCCGGGGACCTGGTTCTCGTGGTCGGTGGCGAGGATTCTGCTGAGGGAGGCGGAGGGGAGATGA
- a CDS encoding ECF-type sigma factor: protein MSYPESPRLPEEILPVIYAQLRRMAAARMATGGAGQTLQPTALVHEAWLRLADRSWSGPSHYCAAAAEAMRHILIDRARQRSRIKRWGDQERVPMSEAEQESISDDEKTLLIDEALERLKASNPLRAKLVLLKFFGGLSNQEIAQEMELPERTVERQWSYARAWLFREIRPRL, encoded by the coding sequence ATGTCGTACCCCGAATCGCCGAGATTGCCCGAGGAGATTCTGCCCGTGATTTATGCGCAGTTGCGCCGGATGGCGGCGGCGCGGATGGCGACGGGTGGAGCAGGGCAGACTTTGCAGCCGACGGCACTGGTACATGAGGCGTGGCTGCGGTTGGCGGACCGGTCGTGGAGTGGTCCGTCGCATTATTGCGCGGCGGCGGCGGAGGCAATGCGGCATATCTTGATCGACCGGGCGCGGCAGCGCTCGCGTATCAAACGGTGGGGAGATCAGGAGCGGGTGCCGATGAGTGAGGCGGAGCAGGAGTCGATCAGCGATGATGAGAAAACCCTGCTGATCGACGAAGCGCTGGAGCGGCTCAAGGCAAGCAACCCGTTGAGGGCCAAGCTCGTACTACTGAAGTTTTTCGGCGGGCTGTCGAATCAGGAGATCGCGCAGGAAATGGAACTGCCAGAGCGGACGGTGGAGCGGCAATGGAGCTACGCGCGGGCATGGTTGTTCCGGGAAATCCGGCCGCGGCTGTAG